The following proteins are co-located in the Salvelinus fontinalis isolate EN_2023a chromosome 41, ASM2944872v1, whole genome shotgun sequence genome:
- the LOC129840451 gene encoding uncharacterized protein LOC129840451, with translation MCGRCAFRLSLLRLVWGVCTAFEEIQVKTLETGADLGTPACPNQTIHDMMSVICKLDRVISGWNYCQVSLRFDQNGTDNTCDPRVTLQTESDRVFLHITNIQPSDEGNYTCQCVYNGGTDCLHLNISVNGSHVSNNLSFQRPFNVMIIAAFAGFVAVVVLVGIIMRKCNLNRRTQQKAVYTFKEEEPQDIEPYNTFTRRDNGLYSTLQLTHSNP, from the exons ATGTGTGGAAGATGTGCATTCAGGCTTTCTCTGCTTCGGCTGGTGTGGGGTGTGTGCACAGCTTTTGAAG AGATTCAAGTGAAAACATTGGAAACAGGAGCAGATTTGGGCACTCCAGCTTGTCCAAACCAAACCATTCATGACATGATGTCTGTAATATGTAAGTTAGATAGAGTGATAAGTGGTTGGAATTACTGTCAAGTGTCTCTTCGGTTTGACCAAAATGGTACAGACAACACTTGTGACCCCAGAgtcacactgcagacagagagtgacagagtgtTTCTACACATCACCAACATACAACCATCTGATGAAGGGAACTacacctgtcagtgtgtatataatGGAGGAACAGATTGTTTGCATCTCAATATTTCTGTCAATG GATCCCATGTCTCAAACAACCTTTCTTTCCAACGTCCTTTCAATGTCATGATAATAGCAGCCTTTGCCGGATTTGTAGCCGTCGTTGTCCTCGTTGGAATAATCATGAGGAAATGTAATCTCAA CAGGAGAACACAGCAGAAAGCGGTGTACACCTTTAAAGAG GAGGAGCCGCAGGACATTGAGCCCTACAACACGTTCACAAGGAGAGACAATGGGCTTTACTCAACCCTCCAGCTCACACattctaacccctga